In Flavobacterium endoglycinae, one DNA window encodes the following:
- a CDS encoding ATP-binding protein, with translation MQFRTKARAVDLLGKGQIADLPTAITELWKNGYDAYADNLKAELFKKGYQGLENDYFIISDDGKGMSNSDILDKWLVLGTDSKSRAELDIESEDTLWKQPRIKAGEKGIGRLSIAYVGNPMFMISKKIGYNYELVFFDWRLLENFNLFISDIVIPTKTVENLENLGDDLIFLKREFLKNFTDEKYKNYYINSNGELDDITSSDKAFVSKWDNQQLILKDEIIESVLQCDLNKILIKNFIDHFEKAKYKTGTLFLTYNPIDQILDLSEKDIDGLEDRKFVISSLTGFTNPFKGEESKVKNSFLINIKDETFDLLNSRGNFFTKDDFDLADVYIKGIFDGYGSFNGKIRIYDEVIDYVYTSSRKKDKRSFYGEIPIELGYSQGEEKSSSLTESQFKSIKDKVEEFGGLYIFRDEFRVLPYGRETADFLRFEERRSRRAGTYYFSYRRMYGYLDITRDRNEFLKDKSSREGLINNAQYRAFTNDAISFFVTLAQDYFATEAKESLFLNKKKQLNDEHEALKADKERDRKEKIAFTKSLNEYPKKLEEHQSKYENLLNELDAKLDNLNVTYSEIESILDELQILDIEFKGILPKVPKRYKPTETQKERLYKFENRLNNYFEVVAPKRELLNRKAQDKLEIRDLKIDFTKKYNSYISSLEKELNANRQTLESKADSLLKEYKERSRNLIKNLSENKDEIVNNIISKDQVSLHTDKIQDLYSSLLNQAQGTLFPLVEHINRLSFDIDEEQVQGAYKAQYDQMKYQWEQTRDTAQLGIAVEIIDHEFNQLYAKINNQINVLNNNEIVSCIKEFNYLEKNFKQLEDKYALLSPLYRISGAVTKDISCNVVFKYLLEFFENQIEEYNIKFEVSDSFKNHIIKIKEPVIHTIFINIINNAVYWMRNKEERIIKLDYLIDSNEIIIANSGEKIPDYRLDKIFDLFYTQRPNGRGIGLYLSKQSLNEAGLDIYATNNKKLNSLNGACFVINQLSSNNV, from the coding sequence ATGCAATTCAGAACCAAGGCTAGAGCTGTTGATTTATTAGGTAAAGGTCAAATAGCAGATTTACCGACAGCCATAACTGAGTTATGGAAAAATGGTTATGATGCTTACGCAGATAATCTAAAAGCAGAATTATTTAAAAAGGGATATCAAGGATTAGAAAATGATTATTTTATAATCTCTGATGATGGAAAAGGCATGTCAAATTCTGATATTTTAGATAAATGGTTAGTGTTGGGCACAGATTCTAAGTCTAGAGCAGAATTAGATATCGAGTCTGAAGATACTCTTTGGAAACAACCACGCATCAAAGCTGGGGAAAAAGGTATTGGTCGTCTTTCGATTGCCTATGTTGGTAATCCTATGTTTATGATTAGCAAAAAAATAGGTTATAATTATGAATTAGTTTTTTTCGATTGGAGACTTCTTGAAAATTTCAATCTATTTATTAGTGATATAGTAATACCGACTAAAACAGTAGAAAATTTAGAAAATTTAGGGGATGATTTAATTTTTTTAAAACGCGAGTTTCTTAAAAATTTTACTGATGAAAAATATAAAAATTACTACATTAATTCAAATGGTGAATTAGATGATATAACTAGTTCCGATAAGGCCTTTGTTTCAAAATGGGATAATCAACAACTGATATTAAAAGATGAAATTATTGAGTCAGTATTACAGTGTGATTTAAATAAAATTCTAATTAAGAATTTCATCGACCATTTCGAAAAGGCTAAATATAAAACAGGTACGCTCTTTTTAACATATAACCCTATAGATCAGATTCTTGATTTATCTGAAAAAGATATAGATGGTCTTGAAGATAGAAAATTTGTAATATCAAGTTTAACTGGATTTACTAACCCCTTTAAAGGAGAAGAATCTAAAGTGAAAAACTCTTTTTTAATAAATATAAAAGATGAGACTTTTGATTTATTGAATTCTAGGGGTAATTTCTTTACTAAAGATGATTTTGATTTAGCAGATGTATACATTAAAGGAATATTTGATGGGTATGGGTCATTCAATGGTAAAATTAGGATCTATGATGAAGTTATAGATTATGTATATACAAGCTCTCGCAAAAAAGATAAAAGAAGTTTTTATGGAGAAATTCCAATTGAATTAGGATACTCTCAAGGAGAAGAAAAATCTTCATCTCTAACTGAAAGTCAATTCAAATCAATAAAAGATAAAGTGGAAGAATTTGGAGGGCTTTATATCTTTAGAGATGAATTTAGAGTTCTACCTTACGGTAGAGAAACAGCTGACTTTTTAAGATTTGAAGAGAGACGTTCTAGGAGAGCTGGTACGTATTATTTTTCATACAGAAGGATGTATGGCTATTTAGATATAACGAGAGACCGTAACGAATTTTTAAAGGATAAATCCAGTAGAGAAGGATTGATTAATAATGCACAATATCGTGCTTTCACAAATGATGCAATTAGCTTTTTTGTCACTTTAGCTCAAGATTACTTTGCTACCGAAGCAAAAGAGTCATTATTTTTGAATAAAAAGAAGCAATTAAATGATGAGCATGAAGCTCTTAAAGCTGATAAAGAAAGAGATCGTAAAGAAAAAATTGCTTTTACAAAATCACTTAATGAGTATCCAAAGAAATTGGAAGAGCATCAATCTAAGTACGAAAATTTATTAAATGAACTTGATGCTAAATTAGATAATCTGAATGTAACCTATTCAGAGATTGAATCAATTCTTGACGAACTTCAAATATTAGATATTGAATTTAAGGGAATATTACCAAAAGTTCCGAAGAGATATAAACCAACAGAAACTCAAAAAGAAAGACTGTATAAATTTGAAAATCGCCTAAATAATTATTTTGAGGTTGTTGCTCCTAAGAGAGAATTACTTAATCGGAAAGCTCAAGATAAATTAGAGATTAGAGATTTAAAAATTGATTTTACGAAAAAATATAATTCCTACATATCATCTTTAGAAAAAGAACTAAATGCCAATAGACAGACTTTAGAATCAAAAGCTGATAGTTTACTTAAGGAGTATAAGGAACGTTCTCGTAATCTCATAAAAAATTTATCAGAAAATAAAGACGAAATAGTTAATAATATTATTTCAAAAGATCAAGTCTCATTACACACAGATAAAATTCAAGATTTGTATTCTTCATTGTTAAACCAAGCACAAGGAACTTTATTTCCTTTGGTAGAACATATCAACCGTTTATCATTCGATATTGATGAAGAACAAGTTCAAGGTGCGTACAAAGCTCAATATGATCAAATGAAGTATCAATGGGAACAAACTCGTGATACAGCTCAATTGGGAATAGCAGTTGAAATTATTGATCATGAATTTAATCAACTTTATGCTAAGATAAACAACCAGATCAATGTGTTAAATAACAACGAGATAGTAAGTTGTATAAAAGAGTTTAATTATTTAGAAAAGAACTTTAAGCAATTAGAAGATAAATACGCATTACTATCTCCTTTGTACAGAATTTCTGGTGCAGTAACAAAAGATATTTCTTGCAATGTTGTTTTTAAATATTTATTAGAGTTTTTTGAAAATCAAATAGAAGAATACAATATTAAGTTTGAAGTTTCTGACTCATTTAAAAATCATATAATTAAGATAAAAGAGCCTGTAATTCACACAATTTTTATTAACATCATAAATAATGCTGTTTATTGGATGCGTAATAAAGAAGAAAGGATTATTAAGTTAGATTATTTAATTGATTCAAATGAAATCATCATAGCTAATTCAGGTGAGAAAATACCAGACTATCGACTAGATAAAATATTTGACTTGTTTTATACACAACGCCCAAATGGTAGAGGAATTGGCCTTTATTTATCTAAACAAAGTTTAAATGAAGCTGGGCTCGATATTTACGCAACTAACAACAAAAAACTAAATTCATTAAACGGAGCTTGCTTCGTTATTAACCAATTATCTAGTAATAATGTATAG
- a CDS encoding DNA cytosine methyltransferase, whose product MIKDSNIQLNTHNLKAIDFFCSGGGMSFGMQDSGIKILAGIDFDKNCQDTYEANIKDAKFIHADVFELKEEDLQKKLSLNKSDDDLVLIGCSPCQFWSIINTDRTKSSKSKNLLIEFSRFVKYLRPGYVVVENVPGVLRRKDESGLNEFIEWLKCNGYNNPHFKIHNVNDFGVPQSRKRFTLIATRLSENEIKPLKLDGKKAVVKDVLGPENGFPEISDGHKDNSDFLHSVPSISDINKRRLKKVEKDGGNRLGFANDPELQLKCFEGKDNAFKDTFGRLWWNRPSPTITTKFFSVSNGRFVHPEEDRALSIREGAVLQSFPKTYKFKGTSIANLARMIGNAVPPKYATALGKAIIQNHKDAIQNQG is encoded by the coding sequence ATGATAAAAGATAGTAACATACAATTAAATACACATAACCTAAAAGCAATTGATTTTTTTTGTTCTGGTGGAGGAATGAGTTTTGGTATGCAAGATTCGGGAATAAAAATTCTTGCTGGTATTGACTTTGATAAGAATTGTCAAGATACGTACGAAGCAAATATTAAAGATGCTAAATTCATTCACGCAGATGTTTTTGAACTGAAAGAAGAAGATTTACAAAAAAAGTTATCGTTAAACAAAAGTGATGATGATTTAGTGCTTATTGGTTGTAGTCCTTGCCAGTTTTGGAGTATCATCAATACAGACAGAACTAAATCTTCTAAATCAAAAAATTTATTAATTGAGTTCTCAAGGTTTGTGAAATATCTTAGACCTGGATATGTTGTCGTTGAAAACGTCCCAGGAGTATTGAGAAGAAAAGATGAAAGTGGATTAAATGAATTTATAGAATGGCTAAAATGCAATGGATATAATAATCCTCATTTTAAAATCCATAATGTAAATGATTTTGGTGTACCACAAAGTCGTAAACGATTTACCTTAATTGCAACAAGATTATCAGAAAACGAGATTAAACCGCTTAAGCTGGATGGAAAAAAGGCAGTTGTAAAAGATGTTTTAGGGCCTGAAAATGGATTTCCAGAAATTTCGGATGGTCATAAAGATAATTCAGATTTTTTGCATTCAGTACCTAGTATAAGTGATATAAATAAACGACGATTAAAAAAGGTAGAAAAAGACGGAGGAAATAGGTTGGGATTTGCTAATGATCCAGAATTACAATTGAAGTGCTTTGAAGGTAAGGATAATGCTTTCAAAGACACATTTGGAAGATTATGGTGGAATAGACCATCACCAACAATTACAACAAAATTTTTCAGCGTATCCAATGGTCGTTTTGTTCATCCAGAGGAAGATAGAGCATTATCAATTAGAGAAGGGGCTGTTTTACAGTCATTCCCTAAAACATACAAATTTAAAGGTACAAGTATAGCCAATTTAGCAAGAATGATTGGTAATGCTGTACCTCCAAAATATGCAACAGCTTTAGGAAAAGCTATAATCCAAAATCATAAAGATGCAATTCAGAACCAAGGCTAG
- a CDS encoding PIN domain-containing protein: MKNILIDTCSWVDLLDEYDNKLLPHLEFWKDNNYINIICNKVIIDEWSKHKELQRKKFSDSAATKYKHVIEVSKKENISLPHLKPKIENVENQISSIDKLISEAIMVTVDNETKAYISDRTIDRKAPFHNKIESTKDAYIIYSALKHFEGSEEGFIFISANKGDFGNPSNLEIEIHSDIIEHYPTAKIEYYSDIGRAINQLKKDLPMVLSSETENEQPANDVIFIDRTKAILDQLYDYLTAVHKEIMFVPIEIFVNHYPFKNSKYSYSSYNVFTLYTENLAIFDFMKSFNIADNGEIEIIDNTFFEKVIDYETKLKKVLTGLTQNEIFKVSNLQTREGIRIDYNEKKACSCPKCSFEKFLFVNCFTTIEQYDPNDLDDILTLAFLQYKIGNYLKSVELYSIALKKSEAAKYNTRSFLLQFNLHKLSIFIRNSYYGENAKHDLVKELKEINLPYLVGFYETKENSKILNFLNSTAFYTQSKNKIQTLTSKIVDTYYSQLNGGYSSNNYIGELLSEFAIFNSFIRDNGIIYDRFNEYKEIFHVFLEGLFASHAINEKINNTSRLKQFDDWTIKLMLIYGEPDQINKFFRRYKIKKIKYSQSSFYNDDSFIELIDNFFNKNIDLKETFIEIGEKANTAFWNHYSSIFNNILTLVSISEFDFDYINSFAKKLFSFLKDEEVLRETNIKFVNIYLYRCGKDIDIRLLEIFLKNCLLNPKYHNYNFIESIADCINLHKKKIKFSEGEFSQIINISFEECTKCREYHSSIIAVHLYSILDSVDYKGIITKKIKESLQLNFEFQLLHLAVIFDIVELTDDLLNLAIEDAIPKNSQISFRAAMSGEADTRFTEVGNLLNMCFKLDIDLNNEKFLEIKNLGDYYNWLIDIDKFDYDTFNPSWIGEYTTKFYYRKIAGSNKVKAKLEDLLKTNFDSNLEHDYLNIFVRKTWNKD, from the coding sequence ATGAAGAATATTTTAATTGACACATGCAGCTGGGTAGACTTACTTGATGAATATGATAACAAACTTTTGCCTCATCTGGAGTTTTGGAAAGATAATAATTACATCAATATTATTTGTAACAAAGTAATAATCGACGAGTGGAGTAAGCATAAGGAACTACAGAGAAAGAAGTTTTCTGATTCTGCGGCTACCAAGTACAAGCACGTCATTGAGGTAAGTAAAAAAGAGAATATTTCCCTTCCCCATTTAAAACCAAAAATTGAAAATGTAGAAAATCAGATATCTTCTATCGACAAACTAATCAGCGAAGCGATAATGGTAACTGTAGACAATGAAACTAAAGCTTACATCAGTGACAGAACGATAGATCGTAAGGCGCCTTTTCATAACAAAATAGAAAGCACTAAAGACGCTTATATAATATATTCTGCATTAAAGCATTTTGAAGGATCAGAAGAAGGATTTATTTTTATCTCAGCCAACAAAGGTGATTTTGGCAATCCGTCAAATTTGGAAATAGAGATTCATTCGGATATTATTGAGCACTACCCAACTGCCAAGATAGAATACTATTCAGATATTGGAAGAGCAATTAATCAATTGAAAAAGGACCTGCCTATGGTGTTGTCATCGGAAACAGAAAATGAGCAGCCTGCAAATGACGTTATATTTATAGACCGAACCAAAGCTATTCTAGACCAGCTTTACGACTATCTTACAGCTGTTCATAAAGAAATTATGTTTGTCCCCATTGAGATTTTTGTTAATCACTACCCGTTTAAAAACAGTAAATATTCCTATTCTAGTTATAACGTGTTCACTTTGTATACCGAAAACTTGGCAATATTTGATTTTATGAAATCTTTTAATATAGCTGATAACGGAGAAATTGAAATTATAGATAATACTTTTTTTGAAAAAGTAATTGATTACGAGACAAAATTAAAAAAAGTACTAACCGGACTTACACAGAACGAAATTTTTAAAGTCAGTAATCTGCAGACTAGGGAAGGAATCCGAATTGATTATAATGAAAAAAAAGCATGTAGCTGTCCAAAATGCAGTTTCGAAAAGTTTCTTTTCGTAAATTGTTTCACCACAATTGAACAATATGATCCAAATGACTTAGATGACATCTTAACGTTAGCTTTTCTTCAGTACAAAATCGGTAATTATTTAAAATCTGTAGAACTTTACAGTATTGCCTTAAAAAAGTCCGAGGCTGCTAAATATAATACGAGATCTTTTCTGCTGCAATTTAATTTACATAAGTTGTCAATCTTTATTAGAAATTCTTATTACGGAGAAAATGCGAAACATGATCTTGTCAAGGAACTTAAAGAAATCAATCTGCCCTATTTAGTCGGATTTTATGAAACTAAAGAAAACAGTAAGATTCTTAATTTTCTAAACAGTACTGCCTTTTACACTCAATCCAAAAATAAGATTCAGACTTTAACCTCTAAAATAGTTGATACCTATTACAGTCAATTAAATGGAGGTTATTCCTCAAATAATTATATTGGCGAGCTCTTATCTGAATTTGCAATTTTTAACTCATTTATACGCGATAACGGTATTATTTATGACAGGTTTAATGAATACAAGGAAATTTTCCATGTCTTTCTTGAAGGATTATTTGCTTCCCACGCAATTAATGAAAAGATTAACAACACCAGCAGACTAAAACAATTTGACGATTGGACCATTAAACTTATGCTCATTTATGGAGAGCCAGATCAGATTAATAAATTTTTCCGACGCTATAAAATCAAGAAAATTAAATACAGTCAGTCATCTTTTTATAATGATGACTCATTCATTGAGTTAATTGATAACTTCTTCAATAAAAACATAGACTTAAAGGAAACTTTCATAGAAATAGGCGAAAAAGCCAATACCGCCTTTTGGAATCACTACAGCAGCATTTTCAATAACATTCTGACTTTAGTTTCTATCTCTGAGTTTGACTTCGACTATATCAATTCATTTGCTAAAAAATTATTCTCCTTTCTTAAGGATGAAGAAGTCCTTCGCGAAACAAATATAAAATTTGTAAACATATATCTGTACAGGTGTGGAAAAGACATTGACATAAGGCTTCTGGAAATATTCTTAAAGAATTGTCTTCTAAATCCAAAATATCACAACTATAATTTCATTGAGTCCATTGCCGATTGCATTAATCTGCACAAGAAAAAAATTAAATTCTCTGAAGGCGAATTTTCACAGATCATAAATATATCTTTTGAAGAATGTACAAAATGTAGGGAATATCATTCTTCTATTATCGCTGTACACCTATATTCAATATTAGACAGCGTTGATTATAAAGGTATAATTACTAAAAAGATAAAAGAGTCATTACAACTTAACTTTGAATTCCAACTACTGCACCTGGCGGTCATCTTTGATATAGTTGAATTAACTGATGATTTACTAAATCTCGCTATAGAAGATGCAATTCCTAAAAATTCCCAGATTTCCTTCAGGGCAGCCATGTCCGGAGAAGCGGACACTCGTTTTACAGAAGTGGGAAATTTACTGAACATGTGTTTTAAACTAGATATTGATCTAAATAACGAAAAATTTCTTGAAATTAAAAATTTAGGGGACTATTATAACTGGCTAATTGATATTGACAAATTTGATTATGATACCTTTAATCCTTCTTGGATAGGTGAATATACAACCAAGTTTTACTACAGAAAAATAGCAGGAAGTAATAAAGTAAAGGCTAAACTTGAAGATTTACTTAAGACGAACTTCGATTCCAATCTTGAGCACGATTATTTAAATATTTTCGTCCGTAAAACTTGGAATAAGGATTAG
- a CDS encoding UvrD-helicase domain-containing protein produces the protein MKNLDDYLTWVERDRIKAEYSAVGKFFKNRTAFYKKENLVKEFNELYSEFDSFTVRYNQNYVKTKKEQLLQYFDNIEGKKLDEQQRTAVITDEYSNLIIAGAGSGKTLTILGKVQYLTEQKNISPNDILLLSFTKKTVAELNERLLKIVPGLEAVTFHKLGYDIIKEHFTQKPALTNENTLGRVIKEYLQEDIFDQPQAMQAYVQYVACYMNIPDKLDSSNSLGEKIDTEKGIDFQTLKAQCEPLNKVEKANLNSMQGERVKSVEELIIANFLYLNGIEYQYEKAYPHGEILYCPDFYLSEYDLYLEHFGVDENNQAGWLTPFFEQKYVEEMKLKRERHKTHKTTLLETYSYYNRDHVLLEKLEQILLENNVILKPRDTSEIYEIVSQDGKNFGKEIVKLIESFINLSKSRRLDSNSLTELFSERSKTQNNFIYERQLTFLEFILPILEKYDRTLQNSNEIDFNDMINKAADTVITKKPAYSYKYIIIDEYQDISYSRFNLISQIRDLSGARLICVGDDWQSIYRFAGSDISLFSNFSRHVGKNEQLLIEQTYRNSQSVIDITSKFVQKNPKQITKKPKSKKENLNDPVKFVHFTPEKVQDTFIKELQYLVDRYGNKSILVLGRHSFDIDDLIRLTPHSRIKYFEASGKLQVTGFEYIDIQFMTVHKSKGMEADNVIIVNLRNNLLGFPNKMTDDPIVSLLLSDQEEYQFAEERRLFYVALTRTKNEAILLIPSEASVFGEELLKEHNYLLTSHDGKINTTNCPYCQTGKLMIRTNAATRSQFLGCSHFPQCNQTYKNLEILDDDLLCPQCESGFMVKRNGKFGEFLGCTNYPKCSSTINLQ, from the coding sequence ATGAAAAACTTGGATGATTACCTGACCTGGGTAGAGCGCGATCGAATCAAAGCAGAATATTCAGCAGTCGGGAAATTCTTTAAAAATAGAACTGCTTTTTATAAAAAAGAAAATCTCGTAAAGGAGTTTAATGAACTCTACAGCGAGTTTGACTCTTTTACTGTCAGATATAACCAGAATTATGTAAAAACAAAGAAAGAACAACTGCTTCAATATTTCGACAATATAGAAGGGAAAAAACTCGACGAACAACAAAGAACCGCTGTTATAACCGACGAATACTCTAATCTGATAATAGCTGGTGCAGGTTCGGGCAAAACTTTGACAATTTTGGGCAAAGTGCAGTACCTGACCGAGCAGAAAAACATTTCTCCGAATGATATCCTATTACTCTCTTTTACAAAAAAAACTGTTGCAGAATTAAATGAGAGACTGCTGAAAATCGTACCAGGCCTTGAGGCTGTAACCTTCCACAAACTCGGTTACGATATCATCAAAGAACACTTTACCCAGAAACCAGCACTTACAAATGAAAATACGCTGGGAAGGGTAATCAAAGAATATCTGCAGGAGGATATCTTTGACCAGCCACAAGCCATGCAAGCATATGTCCAGTATGTAGCCTGCTATATGAACATTCCAGATAAACTGGACTCTTCCAATTCGCTGGGAGAGAAGATCGACACAGAAAAAGGTATCGATTTCCAGACACTGAAAGCGCAGTGCGAGCCCTTAAATAAAGTGGAAAAAGCAAATCTCAATTCCATGCAGGGCGAAAGGGTGAAAAGTGTGGAAGAGCTCATCATTGCTAATTTTCTCTATCTAAACGGGATCGAATATCAATATGAAAAGGCATATCCCCACGGGGAAATTCTCTACTGCCCTGACTTCTACCTGAGTGAGTATGACCTTTATCTGGAGCATTTCGGAGTGGATGAAAATAATCAGGCCGGTTGGCTGACGCCATTTTTTGAACAGAAATACGTTGAGGAGATGAAGCTTAAAAGGGAAAGGCACAAAACCCACAAAACAACCCTTCTTGAGACATACTCATATTACAACCGTGATCATGTTTTACTCGAAAAACTTGAACAGATTCTATTGGAGAACAACGTTATATTGAAACCCCGCGATACCAGTGAAATTTATGAAATTGTATCACAGGACGGTAAAAATTTCGGTAAGGAAATTGTAAAGTTGATTGAAAGCTTTATCAATCTCAGCAAATCAAGACGTCTTGATTCAAACTCGCTTACAGAGTTATTTTCAGAAAGAAGCAAAACTCAGAACAATTTTATATACGAGCGTCAGCTTACATTCCTAGAATTCATACTCCCCATTCTTGAGAAATACGACAGGACTTTGCAAAACAGCAATGAGATTGATTTTAATGATATGATCAATAAAGCGGCTGATACTGTTATAACCAAAAAACCAGCTTACAGTTATAAATACATTATCATAGACGAGTATCAGGATATTTCCTATTCCAGATTTAACCTCATTAGCCAGATAAGGGACCTCTCAGGTGCACGACTTATCTGTGTTGGGGATGACTGGCAGTCCATTTATCGATTTGCAGGAAGTGATATTTCCTTATTTAGTAATTTCAGCAGGCATGTGGGCAAAAATGAACAGCTGCTTATCGAGCAGACGTACAGAAATTCTCAGTCTGTAATAGATATCACCTCAAAATTTGTACAGAAGAATCCAAAACAAATTACCAAAAAACCCAAATCCAAAAAAGAAAATCTGAACGATCCGGTTAAATTTGTTCACTTCACACCCGAGAAGGTTCAGGATACTTTCATAAAAGAACTGCAATACTTAGTCGATAGGTATGGAAACAAATCCATCCTGGTACTGGGCAGGCACAGTTTTGATATAGACGATCTTATAAGGCTGACCCCACATAGTAGGATAAAATACTTTGAAGCCAGCGGAAAGCTGCAAGTTACAGGTTTTGAATACATAGACATCCAGTTCATGACCGTTCATAAATCCAAAGGTATGGAAGCCGATAATGTCATTATCGTTAACCTGAGAAACAACCTATTAGGCTTCCCCAATAAAATGACCGATGATCCCATTGTATCGTTGCTTCTCAGCGACCAGGAAGAGTACCAGTTTGCCGAGGAAAGAAGACTTTTTTATGTCGCGCTGACACGGACAAAAAACGAAGCGATCCTACTTATTCCTTCTGAAGCTTCAGTATTTGGAGAGGAGCTGTTAAAGGAACATAATTATCTGCTGACCTCCCATGATGGCAAAATCAATACCACAAACTGTCCCTATTGCCAAACCGGAAAACTGATGATTCGGACAAACGCTGCGACCCGTTCCCAATTCTTGGGGTGTTCACATTTCCCACAGTGCAATCAAACGTATAAGAATCTGGAGATACTTGATGATGATCTTCTATGCCCACAATGTGAGAGTGGATTTATGGTAAAAAGAAACGGAAAATTTGGCGAATTTCTAGGATGTACAAACTATCCAAAATGCAGCTCTACCATAAATCTTCAGTAA